From the Desulfarculaceae bacterium genome, one window contains:
- a CDS encoding HAD family phosphatase, whose translation MNHNLKHKAVLFDLDGVLLDSMEHHASAWLKVMGEAGLRVDREFILAHEGCLQTGVLQGLMCKCGLEPEYGPDEFMLMLLEQQRSLFLGEYAHLVRPYPRAAKLVATLREHQVPLALVTSSRGDQVRECLPPDMLEAFQVVVSSEMVSAHKPHPEPYLRATQGLGLEPEQCLVVENAPAGIAAAVTAGATCYALCTTLGPEHLSQAHAVFHDLAHLADHLGFNEEL comes from the coding sequence ATGAACCACAATCTCAAACACAAGGCGGTGCTGTTCGACCTGGACGGCGTGCTTCTGGATTCCATGGAGCACCACGCCTCGGCCTGGCTCAAGGTCATGGGCGAGGCCGGGTTGAGGGTGGACCGCGAGTTCATTCTGGCGCACGAGGGTTGCTTGCAAACCGGGGTTTTGCAGGGCCTGATGTGCAAGTGCGGCCTGGAGCCGGAGTACGGGCCCGACGAGTTCATGCTCATGCTCCTGGAACAGCAACGCAGCCTTTTCCTTGGCGAGTATGCCCACTTGGTGCGCCCCTATCCCCGCGCGGCCAAACTGGTGGCTACCCTGCGCGAGCACCAGGTGCCCCTGGCCCTGGTGACCAGCTCACGCGGCGACCAAGTGCGCGAGTGCCTGCCTCCGGACATGCTGGAGGCCTTCCAGGTCGTGGTGAGCTCTGAGATGGTATCCGCCCACAAGCCTCACCCCGAGCCTTATCTGCGAGCCACCCAGGGCCTGGGCCTGGAGCCGGAGCAATGCCTGGTGGTGGAAAACGCGCCCGCGGGCATCGCCGCGGCCGTGACCGCCGGGGCCACCTGCTACGCCTTGTGCACTACCTTGGGGCCCGAGCATCTGTCCCAGGCCCACGCCGTTTTCCATGACCTGGCCCACCTGGCCGACCACCTGGGGTTCAACGAGGAGCTCTGA
- a CDS encoding sugar phosphate isomerase/epimerase: MQVWLAQVSLLRDALRGRAGRELPALAAEHGFDGVEWLDRLLPSFRREDLARLGDACRQAGLGQGGLSLNLEYMVSPERRALQIRRALNLMGACPELGVGFVRVGLGGGGLNFNGALEWLSVLRPKSSQLATPLGPAGRLFYGLCLSAAQMSGYRGSHGRTPPPKSQAEHQAAREALSPLAEKAESLGLALGVENHWGISGRPDDLLNLVYNINGGEISAFKTGICLDLDNWYEDQDSYAGVAALAPSALHVHYKAYGGQPKQEALKLNYQGKLKLLKDAGYGGAFSLEYEGPEPALSGAVRASDVLRRIWEGLA; this comes from the coding sequence ATGCAGGTGTGGCTGGCCCAGGTGTCCCTGCTGCGCGACGCCTTGCGGGGCAGGGCGGGGCGGGAGCTGCCCGCCCTGGCGGCGGAGCACGGCTTCGACGGGGTGGAGTGGCTGGACCGCCTGCTGCCTTCCTTTCGCCGCGAGGATCTGGCCCGTCTGGGCGATGCCTGCCGCCAGGCCGGTTTGGGGCAGGGGGGCCTGAGTCTCAACCTGGAATATATGGTTTCGCCCGAACGCCGAGCCTTGCAGATCCGGCGCGCCTTGAACCTGATGGGGGCCTGCCCGGAGTTGGGGGTGGGTTTCGTGCGGGTAGGGTTGGGGGGAGGGGGGCTGAACTTCAACGGCGCCCTGGAATGGCTATCCGTCCTGCGGCCGAAATCCAGCCAGCTGGCCACGCCCCTGGGCCCGGCCGGACGCCTGTTCTATGGACTGTGCCTGAGCGCCGCGCAAATGAGCGGCTACCGGGGAAGCCACGGCCGCACGCCTCCTCCGAAGAGCCAAGCAGAACACCAGGCAGCCCGCGAGGCGCTCTCTCCCTTGGCCGAGAAGGCCGAATCCCTGGGCCTAGCCCTGGGTGTGGAGAACCACTGGGGCATAAGCGGACGGCCGGACGACCTGTTGAATCTTGTATACAATATTAACGGCGGAGAAATTAGCGCTTTTAAAACAGGCATATGCCTTGATTTGGACAATTGGTATGAGGACCAGGACTCTTATGCCGGGGTGGCGGCGCTGGCCCCGAGTGCGCTTCATGTGCACTACAAGGCCTACGGCGGCCAGCCAAAACAGGAGGCCCTAAAGCTTAATTATCAAGGCAAGTTGAAGCTGCTCAAGGACGCCGGCTATGGCGGGGCCTTCAGCCTGGAATACGAAGGGCCCGAACCAGCCTTGTCGGGCGCGGTCCGGGCCTCGGATGTATTGCGCCGAATCTGGGAGGGCCTGGCCTAA
- a CDS encoding DUF3795 domain-containing protein — MSIIACCGLDCSLCPAHLAWKNDDEALRRQTAEEWSRIYQADITPEQISCQGCHASEAPLFGHCRVCAVRSCVQSKGWATCAPCPKFPCADLDFILKHSSQARKTLEGLRANEC; from the coding sequence ATGAGCATTATCGCCTGTTGCGGCCTGGACTGTTCCCTTTGTCCGGCTCACTTGGCCTGGAAAAATGACGACGAGGCGCTGCGCCGCCAAACCGCCGAGGAATGGTCGCGCATCTACCAGGCGGATATAACTCCCGAGCAGATATCCTGCCAAGGCTGCCATGCCTCGGAAGCGCCCCTGTTCGGGCATTGCCGGGTGTGCGCGGTGCGCTCATGTGTGCAATCCAAGGGCTGGGCCACCTGCGCGCCCTGTCCTAAGTTCCCTTGCGCGGACCTGGACTTTATCCTCAAGCACTCCAGCCAGGCGCGCAAAACCCTGGAGGGCCTGCGGGCCAATGAGTGCTAG